The Bicyclus anynana chromosome 12, ilBicAnyn1.1, whole genome shotgun sequence genomic interval CTCTGTATTTGTTACTCTTCAAAATCATCAAACATTGGCATAATATAGTCATCACTTCTCGATTTGATCTTCAACCCAAACTGAGCCATATGATTGACTTCGCTAGTTTCCTCGTGGTCAACACTTTTGACAGCATCTGTTTTCCAGTCAAAGTTGTCTTGCTTGCGCGTCACTTCTTTGCGTTTCATGTTCGCTAATTTGGTTGTTATAATTTCTTTCTGTAAATGAAAATTACATTGTACATAAGTATTTAGCCATTGAAACTAGATTTCAAATCATaccagctagcctattcactaattttgtctttattaacaacctattaaaataaatatcaaatcaattgtcATCTAGCTAGTGTATGATATCCACGTAGGGTTGTCACCAGatgtcatttgttacatagaatctcaatttcaactaacatacatcaaagttagtCCATTAGGCTGCTGGTTTCTTTTGCTTTGAGATGGCTATTTATGGTTATAGCCTTGCTTGGAATGCGCTTATTCTAAGCAAGGCTGAATCATCCATTAACCAAAAATCTTAAAGTGAGTGTGTCTCAACTTAGACCACTACTTTTCATTAATCATTATTGCAATCGAGCGATACTATCTAGACTAATAATCGTTAGAGTTAAGTCAGAGTGTCTGTGTTGAATGAATTTTCTAAAAGTTGACAAGTTGtagttttattctttattcatCACTATAAAAGCTTACCTGCACTGGGTTATCAAGATAACTAGCGTATACTCTCAATATAGGTTCTCCAGTTTTATCATCGAACGTCAATTTACTTTTCGGAGGTATCTTAGCTTTAACAACAGATCGTTGTGGAGTTGGATCAGATATCCTTTTTTCTGTAACAGAAAACATACGGACTGGTGGTCGATTAGCTAAAATAGCTTTCTCTTTGTTGAAGTCCTGATCTTCGCTTATTTTAGCCTCAACTAGTTGACCTGCGAATATTTCGCCATCTTGGTTAACTTTAGCCTGTTTCTCATTTGCTCTTAGTAGTGTATAAGCTACGTTAACTGATTCTGCTGTCTTTTCGTATGGTAATTCAACTGAAGTCTTTTCGAATGGCGATGCAATTAAATTTCTAAGTTCAtctattttgtcttttttatcAACACTTTGGTTTTGTATGTACAATGCTTTTGTTTCCCTTTGTGTGGTCGTCGGTAGAATTGTAGTTGTTATATTAACTGTGTTATCTATTGGTGTTTTAGTCTCAACTTTGTCGACTTCAGTTCCCATTGTAGCTTTTACATCGTTTAACGCAGTGTAGAAACCGTTAGTTATGACATTACCAACGCTTTGACCTATTTGAGCGTAATATACTGGCGCTGAATTTTGGTTTTCTGTATTTGTTTCTATAGTACTTGTTGTTTGGGTTTCAGTTGTTACTACAGCTTGTGTTGAATTCTGTGGTACAGACGCAGTCGTAAGATCTATATCGATGATATTTTCTGAAACGTTTTTAACAGTAAACGCGTGAGGTACCAAAGATAGCACAGGACTTTCTTGTGTTTCTCTTTGCACTAAATTCTTTTCATCACTGGGTACGAATGATGAAGGCGTCTGTTTAACAAACTGTTCATTTTGTAACAAATATAGAGGAGTTTCGGTTTCTGGTGCTTGTGTCTGAACTTGTACCTGTGGTGGGAAATTTTGCGTGAAAGGAAGAAATTCGGCTGGTGGGAATTGTTGAAATATTGTTGGAAACTGCTGGTATATTCCATTTGGTGGCATCATTAATCCTTCCGCTACTTTGAAGTCTTGTTGAGTTCCATGGAAACCCTGTAATTTGAgattattgttaataaatatttcttatacaTGCAaactactatatttttattcgtaTAGGTTTTCTACGTATGGTTACAGTAGTCGACTCAATACGAACCTGCATTGAGAATTGGTGTGGTATTATAGATGTCTCTGAGATAGGTTGGATCCCTAAATGTATTGGAATGCCATAATCTGAGGCTATTTGTAGTGCTGCATTGTTTCTCATTATATTGTCCAGTTCTGTTGCTGACATTGCCTAGAAAATTTAGAATAACGGATAAGTTTGTATACGTTGTGAGTTTTTGTAAATTTCATACcatcaatgaaaaataatttcaaattgtCCCATAAATAgtactttcatatttatatacaatatttccATTATTGTCCGATTACGTAAGTTGTGATTTAATTTCTATATTGTAGGTTTACTTACAGATGCTTTCGAAAATCCAATTGGGTGTTCTATTTTTGGATTTGGTTGAAAGATAGGTTGATCAGAGTATTTCTCAGTGACTTCATACGTGGGCCTTGGCTGAAATGGGTAAAACATTAAATGATTTTTCTCAAATTTTGTACGAATGACAATAATGATTTTccttactttatattttacactAACTTAATCCTCAAAGtagatattattatcattaagccCTTATTCGTAAGAGAGTTTTTTCaaaggacgttaaaaaagcgttttatTACAACAAATGCATGTTCACTCGACAGAGTTTTAAAACACGGCGCTATTTTATCgttaattttgggcgttggaaatagacttcATACCGACTAtacgctacgcccgccaacgCTACATTTTATCGCATTGtatttttaactctcgtgcgaattagGCCTTAGTCACAATGAAAATTCCAAAActactttttaaattcttatcTGCTAGGAAAATGGTGGTAACGCAAACTTACCGCCTCCGAAGAATCGCTCCCACTGGCTTCTGAAGTGTCGACGACCACTATCGGCTTCTCTGAGAGGCTGAGGTTCGGCGCTGGGATGGTGTGGATAGCACCTGCGGTCACAACTCTCTGAATCGGATTGTCTTTGCCCACAGCAATCTTACATCACTCGATTGTATCTATACATCTTCTTGTACATAAGCCTTAACATTTATGCCTAAGGGTAATAGGAGCTGGGCAATTTATCTCATACTCCactattacatataaataaaattgaagtgtctgtcagtctgtgatTTGTTGTCTTCTTCGTCAAAGTTATAACTTTGTTatatcaagtgcttatagttacacgataccaaaacacaatcaagcttttttaaacttttgtctCTGGTCAatctgtttgtctgggctaatctttggagATGCTGCACGgatttaaatgggactttcatGGAACATACAGGGAGGTTATGTTACTTTTTTCCGggaaaaagccatggttcccacgggattcgTGTAGCAATAAATTTCACGCGTACGTAGTTTGACGTTTGTTGATGAGTGTAATCTTAACGAACGCGCCCTACGTTTGATGCTCTATTACAAAAGAtagttttacatttaatattcaAGGTCAACCGCGTGTTGAGAATAATCTCTTCTCTGTAATTCGGTTTGGACTTTACTGAGTTACAGGAATAGGACATGTACGATTTCTACGTTGATAAAATATCGAGTGATGTACGGTTCATTGCTGTGGGCAACTATAAGATACAATGTGCTATGTGCAcgtaaaaaattacatacaatttaacagtAGATAAGATAGAAATGTGAATAAGAAAGAAATGGTACGTACAAGAGCAATGCCAtagttatcaatttatttttaagaggCCGCTGAAGCCAGATAAGAGTTGATATGCAGCTTAGCTCCACCACCCTGCTGGCTATGATTGGCGATAACGTATACAGCGACCACTATCGGACGATAACGATTGTAGGAGCCGACGTCTTTGCGAAGAGAGTTACGAAGTTGGTGGCGTTACGTAGGTACACTCTACCAACGTAACGCCACCAACTTCGTAACTCTCTGCTGTTACTGAGAATTtggtggaaaaaaaaacctagAATATCTCATAACTTAACCCAGGACTTTAGATCCGTAGCCACACATGCTACACGCGAGTAGACCAATAAGACAGTAGGGTCtgcttgtagaaaataataatgatttcttCTCATATTGAGGGAGTTGTGAATAAATGTCTCTCATCCGCCATGGCCATCTTGAATTAACAATGATACTGACTATAATAAATGTCAACAAAAACATCAGATAT includes:
- the LOC112046249 gene encoding uncharacterized protein LOC112046249 isoform X2, which produces MIKILLVMSIWAVSEASYPGRMSLKMRNPGVFRPGVVLQRPYPRIVPAATRRAPFILYRNFPHHRYAMKHITPVTTRNLFNAWRTTRLPTPGPTQEYDFVRPVASPVIQPDGAIHTIPAPNLSLSEKPIVVVDTSEASGSDSSEAPRPTYEVTEKYSDQPIFQPNPKIEHPIGFSKASAMSATELDNIMRNNAALQIASDYGIPIHLGIQPISETSIIPHQFSMQGFHGTQQDFKVAEGLMMPPNGIYQQFPTIFQQFPPAEFLPFTQNFPPQVQVQTQAPETETPLYLLQNEQFVKQTPSSFVPSDEKNLVQRETQESPVLSLVPHAFTVKNVSENIIDIDLTTASVPQNSTQAVVTTETQTTSTIETNTENQNSAPVYYAQIGQSVGNVITNGFYTALNDVKATMGTEVDKVETKTPIDNTVNITTTILPTTTQRETKALYIQNQSVDKKDKIDELRNLIASPFEKTSVELPYEKTAESVNVAYTLLRANEKQAKVNQDGEIFAGQLVEAKISEDQDFNKEKAILANRPPVRMFSVTEKRISDPTPQRSVVKAKIPPKSKLTFDDKTGEPILRVYASYLDNPVQKEIITTKLANMKRKEVTRKQDNFDWKTDAVKSVDHEETSEVNHMAQFGLKIKSRSDDYIMPMFDDFEE
- the LOC112046249 gene encoding uncharacterized protein LOC112046249 isoform X1 → MIKILLVMSIWAVSEASYPGRMSLKMRNPGVFRPGVVLQRPYPRIVPAATRRAPFILYRNFPHHRYAMKHITPVTTRNLFNAWRTTRLPTPGPTQEYDFVRPVASPVIQPDGTGAIHTIPAPNLSLSEKPIVVVDTSEASGSDSSEAPRPTYEVTEKYSDQPIFQPNPKIEHPIGFSKASAMSATELDNIMRNNAALQIASDYGIPIHLGIQPISETSIIPHQFSMQGFHGTQQDFKVAEGLMMPPNGIYQQFPTIFQQFPPAEFLPFTQNFPPQVQVQTQAPETETPLYLLQNEQFVKQTPSSFVPSDEKNLVQRETQESPVLSLVPHAFTVKNVSENIIDIDLTTASVPQNSTQAVVTTETQTTSTIETNTENQNSAPVYYAQIGQSVGNVITNGFYTALNDVKATMGTEVDKVETKTPIDNTVNITTTILPTTTQRETKALYIQNQSVDKKDKIDELRNLIASPFEKTSVELPYEKTAESVNVAYTLLRANEKQAKVNQDGEIFAGQLVEAKISEDQDFNKEKAILANRPPVRMFSVTEKRISDPTPQRSVVKAKIPPKSKLTFDDKTGEPILRVYASYLDNPVQKEIITTKLANMKRKEVTRKQDNFDWKTDAVKSVDHEETSEVNHMAQFGLKIKSRSDDYIMPMFDDFEE
- the LOC112046249 gene encoding uncharacterized protein LOC112046249 isoform X3; its protein translation is MIKILLVMSIWAVSEASYPGRMSLKMRNPGVFRPGVVLQRPYPRIVPAATRRAPFILYRNFPHHRYAMKHITPVTTRNLFNAWRTTRLPTPGPTQEYDFVRPVASPVIQPDAPNLSLSEKPIVVVDTSEASGSDSSEAPRPTYEVTEKYSDQPIFQPNPKIEHPIGFSKASAMSATELDNIMRNNAALQIASDYGIPIHLGIQPISETSIIPHQFSMQGFHGTQQDFKVAEGLMMPPNGIYQQFPTIFQQFPPAEFLPFTQNFPPQVQVQTQAPETETPLYLLQNEQFVKQTPSSFVPSDEKNLVQRETQESPVLSLVPHAFTVKNVSENIIDIDLTTASVPQNSTQAVVTTETQTTSTIETNTENQNSAPVYYAQIGQSVGNVITNGFYTALNDVKATMGTEVDKVETKTPIDNTVNITTTILPTTTQRETKALYIQNQSVDKKDKIDELRNLIASPFEKTSVELPYEKTAESVNVAYTLLRANEKQAKVNQDGEIFAGQLVEAKISEDQDFNKEKAILANRPPVRMFSVTEKRISDPTPQRSVVKAKIPPKSKLTFDDKTGEPILRVYASYLDNPVQKEIITTKLANMKRKEVTRKQDNFDWKTDAVKSVDHEETSEVNHMAQFGLKIKSRSDDYIMPMFDDFEE